One Setaria viridis chromosome 5, Setaria_viridis_v4.0, whole genome shotgun sequence genomic region harbors:
- the LOC117855061 gene encoding RING-H2 finger protein ATL39 yields the protein MSMSSMKASDPGSAWFGSGARTPPAGMGGGHNVRLITTAVAAFVSVLGLALFLHLYVCHVRRRNRRRAAAAAAVLPTTTAAAAKCGLDPAAIAALPTAVYGGEAGGEPGACTECAICLGNVQEGEVVRALPACGHVFHVPCVDTWLASSSSCPVCRAEVEPPPMEEGAARLVQEKLQDAVKEEAGSCSSTPERGISACASLMKMLSRERPAPRRPQSAVHADDGELDDLERQLQAVNN from the coding sequence ATGTCGATGTCGTCGATGAAGGCGAGCGACCCGGGGTCCGCGTGGTTCGGCAGCGGCGCCCGGACCCCGCCGGCGGGGATGGGCGGCGGCCACAACGTGCGGCTCATCACCACGGCCGTCGCGGCGTTCGTGTCCGTGCTCGGCCTCGccctcttcctccacctctACGTCTGCCACGTCCGCCGCCGGaaccggcgccgcgccgcggcagccgcggccGTGCTGCCGACCACGACCGCCGCTGCGGCGAAGTGCGGGCTGGACCCCGCGGCCATAGCGGCGCTGCCGACCGCCGTGTACGGcggggaggcgggcggcgagccGGGCGCCTGCACCGAGTGCGCCATCTGCCTCGGCAACGTGCAGGAAGGGGAGGTCGTGAGGGCGCTGCCCGCCTGCGGCCACGTGTTCCACGTCCCCTGCGTCGACACGTGGCTCGCGTCAAGCTCGTCGTGCCCGGTCTGCCGCGCCGAGGTGGAGCCGCCGCCGATGGAGGAGGGCGCGGCTCGGCTGGTGCAGGAGAAGCTGCAGGACGCCGTGAAGGAGGAGGCGGGCAGCTGCAGCTCGACGCCGGAGCGCGGGATCAGTGCCTGCGCGTCGCTGATGAAGATGCTGAGCAGGGAGAggccggcgccgcggaggcCACAGAGCGCCGTCCATGCCGACGACGGGGAGCTAGACGACTTGGAACGTCAGCTGCAGGCAGTGAATAATTAa